In the Gossypium arboreum isolate Shixiya-1 chromosome 10, ASM2569848v2, whole genome shotgun sequence genome, one interval contains:
- the LOC108487559 gene encoding HVA22-like protein k isoform X1, with product MAFLGSDLTSEVGLRLLLWPLGSNIVTRAACCSVGVVLPVYSTFRAIERKDENEQQKWLIYWAAYGSFTLVETFSDKLLSWFPYYYHFKFAFLVWLQLPSTEGAKQIYKNHLRPCLLKHQARVDQLMCIASTEMARFITAHQKEFRFVRAMMIKIIGSDPKVSGTEPAEPRGLPAINDETRMTANPESDNED from the exons ATGGCTTTTCTGGGATCGGATCTTACCAGCGAG GTTGGGTTACGATTACTCCTCTGGCCACTTGGTTCCAACATTGTTACCCGAGCGGCATG CTGTTCTGTAGGCGTAGTTTTACCTGTATACTCTACATTTAGGGCAATTGAAAGGAAAGATGAAAACGAGCAGCAAAAGTGGCTTATATATTGGGCAG CTTATGGATCTTTCACCCTTGTTGAAACATTCTCTGACAAACTTCTTTCCTG GTTTCCATATTATTATCACTTCAAGTTTGCATTTCTTGTCTGGCTTCAACTTCCTTCTACTGAA GGGGCTAAGCAAATCTACAAGAACCACCTGCGCCCTTGCTTGCTGAAACATCAAGCTAGAGTTGATCAACTTATGTGCATTGCAAGTACCGAGATG GCAAGATTCATCACGGCACACCAAAAAGAGTTTCGATTTGTCCGGGCAATGATGATCAAGATTATAGGATCAG ACCCAAAAGTGAGTGGCACGGAACCGGCTGAACCAAGAGGTCTACCCGCAATCAATGATGAAACAAGAATGACTGCAAATCCGGAATCTGATAATGAAGACTAG
- the LOC108487559 gene encoding HVA22-like protein k isoform X2, with translation MAFLGSDLTSEVGLRLLLWPLGSNIVTRAACCSVGVVLPVYSTFRAIERKDENEQQKWLIYWAAYGSFTLVETFSDKLLSWFPYYYHFKFAFLVWLQLPSTEGAKQIYKNHLRPCLLKHQARVDQLMCIASTEMARFITAHQKEFRFVRAMMIKIIGSAIRPKSEWHGTG, from the exons ATGGCTTTTCTGGGATCGGATCTTACCAGCGAG GTTGGGTTACGATTACTCCTCTGGCCACTTGGTTCCAACATTGTTACCCGAGCGGCATG CTGTTCTGTAGGCGTAGTTTTACCTGTATACTCTACATTTAGGGCAATTGAAAGGAAAGATGAAAACGAGCAGCAAAAGTGGCTTATATATTGGGCAG CTTATGGATCTTTCACCCTTGTTGAAACATTCTCTGACAAACTTCTTTCCTG GTTTCCATATTATTATCACTTCAAGTTTGCATTTCTTGTCTGGCTTCAACTTCCTTCTACTGAA GGGGCTAAGCAAATCTACAAGAACCACCTGCGCCCTTGCTTGCTGAAACATCAAGCTAGAGTTGATCAACTTATGTGCATTGCAAGTACCGAGATG GCAAGATTCATCACGGCACACCAAAAAGAGTTTCGATTTGTCCGGGCAATGATGATCAAGATTATAGGATCAG CCATCAGACCCAAAAGTGAGTGGCACGGAACCGGCTGA